One genomic window of Ostrinia nubilalis chromosome W, ilOstNubi1.1, whole genome shotgun sequence includes the following:
- the LOC135086388 gene encoding uncharacterized protein LOC135086388 gives MSEAKISQLVKRRGTIKSKISSFSNYINVVKDDSVLPNSPLFNEIKLRLEKIDALYEDFDTLQTEIEELTEDPDLRYQEREAIENQYYVAIGTARALLEPSPAAAALALNGSERKTRWHTSHGELREGSLVLIKDKSAPPLMWSLGRILRTLPGRDGIARVADIKTKKGVLRRAYNTICPLPTTLIEDKASRRAV, from the exons ATGTCTGAAGCAAAAATATCACAATTAGTTAAAAGGCGtggaacaataaaaagtaaaatcagTAGCTTTtcaaattacataaatgtaGTAAAAGATGATTCAGTGTTGCCAAATTCCCCGCTTTTTAACGAAATTAAATTACGTCTTGAAAAGATTGATGCCTTATATGAGGACTTTGATACTCTTCAGACGGAGATTGAAGAGCTTACGGAGGATCCCGACCTGAGATATCAGGAGCGGGAGGCCATCGAGAACCAGTACTACGTCGCGATCGGCACGGCGAGGGCACTGCTCGAGCCGTCCCCTGCGGCCGCTGCGCTCGCGCTCAACGGTTCTGAG AGGAAGACACGGTGGCACACGTCACACGGGGAGCTGCGAGAGGGGTCACTTGTCCTTATCAAGGACAAGTCTGCACCTCCATTGATGTGGTCGCTTGGCCGCATCCTCCGAACGTTGCCTGGCAGAGACGGCATAGCCAGGGTCGCCGACATCAAGACAAAGAAGGGCGTTCTTCGTCGCGCCTACAACACCATCTGTCCGCTGCCAACAACATTAATTGAAGACAAGGCTTCAAGGCGGGCAGTATAG